The nucleotide sequence CGATATCCACGAGGTTATGGCGAAGCTGCCAGCGGGATTATCCAATGTTTGCTTCATCTCCGCACTTCAGCAAAGGGGCATCTCGGCGCTTTTAGAGAAAATCGGTAAGATTTTGGAGGAGGAATTCTGTCTCGTTGAGCTCACTATTCCCTATGAGAGGGGCGATATCCTATCCCTGCTTTATGAGAAGGGAAGGGTTCTTGGGGAGGATTTCGGAGGTAAGGGAATAAACATCCTCGCAAGGGTTCCTGTGGATTTAAGGGATAAAATTTTGCTTCTTACAAACAGCAAGGGGAAATAAAGGCTTTCGCTATAAAGACGGAATGCAGAGGAAATTTATTTCTTCACATAAAGCAAGGCTAAGGGAAATTCGCTTGACTTTATTTTTATTTGTTTTAATATTCCCCATCATCACCGAAGGAGGGAATCCGATGGAAAGGAAAAAGTTTGAATCCGACCCGCATCGTCCTATTTATCATTTCCTTCCTCCAGCAAATTGGATGAACGACCCTAATGGGTTAATCCAGTGGGAGGATGGAACCTATCATCTTTTCTATCAATACAATCCCGATTTTCCCCAGCCTGCTAATATTCGTTGGGGACACGCAGTGAGCAGGGATTTGCTCCATTGGCAGGATTATCCGGTCGCTCTTTCCCCTACACCTGGCGGACCCGATAAAGACGGTTGCTGGACGGGATGTGCCGTCAACGATAACGGCACGCCAACCCTAATCTACACAGGCGTTTTCCCTGAATGCGTCTGTATAGCGAGGGGGGATGAAAAATTGCTCACCTTCCAAAAATACGAAAAGAATCCTGTCATAGCAAAGCCTCCGGAGGGGATGGATGTAACGGGTTTCAGGGACCCATATGTTTGGAGGGAGCCAGATGGATGGTATCTCGTTTTGGGCTCGGGAATCAAGGGGAGGGGAGGACTTGCCCTTCTTTACCATTCCAAGGACCTTAGGAATTGGGAATATCTTCATCCACTTTGCGAAGGAAAGGAAGAGGAAACGGGCTTTATGTGGGAATGCCCAAATTTCTTCCCCCTAGGTGAGGACAAATATGTTCTCATTACCTCTCCTATTCCTCTTGGTTATCCAATCTATTTGATGGGGAAGTATGAGGAGCATCGTTTAAGCGTTGAGGGGATTGGGAAAGTTGACGGATGCGAGCATTCCTTTTACGCACCACAAATCTTTCGGGATAGGAAGGGAAGGTTGATTATGTTTGGATGGTTGAGGGAGCTACGCTCGGCTGAGGCGCAGAAGGAGGCTGGCTGGTCGGGGGTTATGTCCCTTCCACGCCAGATTAGCTTAAAAGATGGTGAATTTTCGGTTGATGTAGTTCCGGAGGCGGAGAAGCTGCGGGGGAAGCGGTTAAGTTCGTTATCAA is from bacterium and encodes:
- a CDS encoding glycoside hydrolase family 32 protein — protein: MERKKFESDPHRPIYHFLPPANWMNDPNGLIQWEDGTYHLFYQYNPDFPQPANIRWGHAVSRDLLHWQDYPVALSPTPGGPDKDGCWTGCAVNDNGTPTLIYTGVFPECVCIARGDEKLLTFQKYEKNPVIAKPPEGMDVTGFRDPYVWREPDGWYLVLGSGIKGRGGLALLYHSKDLRNWEYLHPLCEGKEEETGFMWECPNFFPLGEDKYVLITSPIPLGYPIYLMGKYEEHRLSVEGIGKVDGCEHSFYAPQIFRDRKGRLIMFGWLRELRSAEAQKEAGWSGVMSLPRQISLKDGEFSVDVVPEAEKLRGKRLSSLSNIELQGDSFLPLENVKGDALEIIARFRQIEGKSFGIVVRRSEDGEEETLIGYDADKKAIFVDASRSSLDDSVAKPICYAGLELKSNPLSLHIYVDRSVIEVFVNSKIAFATRVYPTRRDSLGVGLFSKGGKTELEELEIWEVCTIWK